A stretch of DNA from Chloroflexota bacterium:
ATCACGGCGGTCCGCGCCCGCGACTACCCGGTCATCATGGCGATCAACCTGATCAGCGCCGTGACCATCCTGATGAGCAATCTGCTTGCGGACCTGATCTACGCGCTGATCGATCCGCGCATCAAGTACTCATGACCACTTCAAGCCGGCTCATGGTTCAACTCACCAGCGTGAGGCGAGTGAGAACATGACGGATTCGAGCATCTCGGTGCGGCAGCAGCCCGGTGCGGGTGCTGCTGCACCCGTCAACGGCGTGCCGACGCCCGGTGTCCGACGCCGGCCCGGTGTCTGGCAGCGGTTCCGCCGGCACCGTGTGGCGCTGGCCGGCGCGATGATCCTGCTGCTGCTGACGATCCTGGCCGTTGCCGCGCCCGTGTTCTCGCTCGGCAACGATCCGTATAAGGTAGACATCAGCTCGTATCGCCAGGGGCCGAGCGCGGCGCACGTCCTCGGGACGGACTCCTCCGGGCGCGACGTGCTCAGCCGGCTGCTGCACGCCGGGCAGGTCTCACTGTCCGTCGGGGTGGTGGCGGTCGCCATCTACACCGTCATCGGCGTGCTGCTCGGATCGATCTCCGGCTTCTACGGCGGGCTGACCGACTCGATCGTCATGCGCCTCGCGGACGTGGTGCTCTCGTTCCCCTCGCTGATCCTGATCATCACCGTCGTCTCGGTGCTCGGCCCGAGCATCTACAACATCATGCTGGTGATCGGCTTACTGGGGTGGCCGCCCATCGCCCGGATCGTGCGGGCGCTGTTCCTCTCCCTGCGCGAGCGCGAGTTCGTGCTGGCGAGCCGGACCATCGGCGTCCCGAACAGCCGGATCATCTTCCGGCACATCCTGCCGAACGCGGTGGCCCCGGTGATCGTCGCGGCGACGTTCGGCATGGCGAACGCAATCCTGTTGGAGGCCGGTCTCAGCTTCCTGGGGCTGGGCGTGCAGCCGCCGACGCCCAGTTGGGGCAACATGCTGACGGACGCACAGTCCTTGACGGTGCTGGAGTCGATGCCGTGGCTGTGGATCCCGCCGGGCACGATGATCGCGCTGGCCGTGCTCTCGATCAACTTCATCGGGGACGGGCTGCGCGACGCGCTGGACCCGCAGCACGTCCGGTGAGGTCTTCTTCAGTCTCGCAACCTGATACTGACACAGCAATCGGAAGGGGGAGCAACGTGGCTGACATCTATCGGCGTCTCGGGTTGCGCCCGATCATCAACGCCCGAGGCACGCACACCCGGCTGGGCGGCACGCTGATGCGCACCGACGTCGTCGAAGCGATGCAGGCGGCGGCCGGCGCCTACGTGGTGCTGGATGAGCTGCAGGACAAGGCCAGCGAGGTCATCGCGCGGGCGACAGGCGCCGAGGCCGGGCTGGTGGTCGGCGGCGCGGAGGCCGGCCTGCTGATCGGGACGGCGGCGATCCTGGCCGGCACGGACCCGGCGAAGATCGCGCGGTTGCCGGATACCACGGGCATGAAGCACGAGGCGATCATGCACCGGGCGCACCGCAACGGCTACGACCACGGTGTGCGGGCGGCCGGCGCCACCATTGTGGACATCGGGTACGGCGGCTCGGCGCTGCCGTATCAACTGGAGTCCGCCATCAACGAGCGGACGGCGCTGGTCGTGTACCTGATGTCGCCGTGGGCCGGGCAGGGCGCGCTGCCGCTCAAGAGGACGTGCGAGATCGCGCATGCCCACGATGTCCCGGTCCTGGTGGACGCCGCCGCGATGCTGCCGCCCGCCGAGAACCTGAACACGTACATCGGCGAGGGCGCGGACCTCGTGACGTACAGCGGCGGCAAGGGCCTGATGGGGCCGCAGTCGTCCGGCATCCTGGCGGGCCGGGCCGACCTGATCCGCGCGGCCCGGTTGAACGGCAGCCCGTATCACAGCGTCGGGCGGGCGGCGAAGGCGGCCAAGGAGGACATCGTCGGGCTGATCGTCGCCATCGAGAACTACCTGGCGCGCGATCACGCCGCCGACATGGCCGGCTGGCAGGCGCAAGCCGAGTACATGCTGGAGCGGCTGAACGATTTCCCCGGCGTCACCTCGTCGTACATCTACGACGGCCGCGAGCACCCGGTCCCGCGCGTCGAGCTGATCTTCACGCCGGAGAGCGGCATCGACGCGCACCGGCTGGTGCTCGACATGGAGGAGCACGACCCGCGCATCTTCCTGTTCGAGCCGACGGGGCCGACGGCGAAGCCGAACAGCATCTGCATCAACACCCAGACGATGCAGCCCGGCGAAGAGCGGATCGTGGCAGACTCGCTGCGGGGGGCGATCCTGGCGCGGCTGCCGCAGGCGATCGCCGTGGCGAGCACGTAGCAAAGATCGCGCTCCCCCTGAATCGGGCGGTCACCTGCGAAGGGACAACACCACACCTCCGCCATCTCAACCGCGGGGACCACCGACCCTCCACCGTCATCCCGAGCAGAGTGAGCTTGCGAACGAAGTCGAGGGATCTTCTTCTTCTTCGTGCGAGCAGACTGAGGAAGATCCCTCCGCTTCGCTCGTTCCTCGCCGCGGTCGGGATGACGGGCACTTCGTTGCGTCATCGCTACAGCAGAAGGGATCAACCTATGGCAGCTGCGCGGAAACCGGCGGACCAGTTCGGCACGTCCGTGGTGCGCCCACCCGACTTTGACGACTTCTGGGCGGCCATCATGGCCGAGGCCAACGCACTCCCGCTCAACCCGTCGATGGAGCACATCCCGATGCGCTCCACCGACGAGGTTGACGTCTACGAGATCGGGTACGACAGCCTGGATGGGCTGCGGATCGCCGGGTGGTACTGCCGCCCGAAGGAAGGCTACATCGCGCCGCCGTATCCGGCGCTGCTGATCGTCCCGGGCTACGTCTCCGAGCCGACGCTGCCGAAGTCCTGGGCCAAGATGGGGTACGCGGCGGTCGGCGTCGCGCCGCGCGGCAAGCTGCGCTCGAATCGACACTTCAACCCCGGCTACCCGGGGCTGCTGGTCAACAACATCGTGGACCGTCACACCTACAGCTACCGGGGATTCTACGTGGACGCCTGCCGGGCGGTGGACTTCGTGCTGACGCGGCCCGAGGTCGACCCCGCGCGGATCGGCGTGCACGGCAGCAGCCAGGGCGGCGCGCTGACGATCACCACGGCAGCGCTGCGGCGGGACGTCATCACCTGCGGCGCGGCCGGCGCGCCGTACCTGTGCGGGTTCATGGACGCCGCCAGTCTGACCAACTCCTGGCCGTACCAGGAGATGAACGACTACCTGCGTCTGTATCCCGACCGCGAGCAGCAGATGCGCGACACGGTCGCCTACTTTGACGGGATCAACTTCGCGCCGTGGATCACCGCCCCGATGATGGTCTACATCGGCCTCAACGACGATGTCTGCCCGCCGGAGACCGGCTACGCGCTCAAGAACGCCCTGACCTGCCCGCTGGAGTTCCACGCCCAGCCGCGCTCGGCCCACGACGCCGGCCGCCACTGGGTCATGCCGAAGGTCGAGGCGTTCCTGGCGAAGCACCTGAAGCCCGCGCCAACCTCGCGCCACGCGCAGCCGACGGTCGGATAGGAGAGGCGATGATGACGCAGACGACGATGCCACGCCCGTCCGACTTCGATGCGTACTGGGCAGCGGTTGACGCCAAACTGGCCCAGTACCCCGCCGCGCCGACGCTCGAACGGCTGGCCCTGCCCTCCGACGAGCACTCGACCGTCTACGGCGTGAAGCTCACCAGCATCGGCCCGTACCGCATCTTTGGCTACCTGAGCATCCCGAACGGCCAGGGGCCATGGCCGGGCCTGCTTGTCGCGCCGGGGTACGGCAGCGTCAACCACCTGCCGCACCTGGACGACCGCCAGCGCTACGTGACGCTGGTGCTGATGCACCGGGGGCAGCGGCTGGCCGACCAGCCGTTCGCGGCGGCCTTTCCCGGGCTGCTGACGCTCGGCATCGACGATCCAAACCGCTACATCTTCCGGGGCATCGTGGCGGACTGTCTGCGCGGCGCGGAGTTCCTGCTCTCGCGGCCGGAGGTGGACAAGCACAAGGTCGGGATCGTCGGGGGCGGCCTCGCGTTGATGACGGCAGCCCGCCGGCCCGGCTTCACCGCTGTGCAGGCGTCTGGCATGCTGTTCCACCGGCTGATGGAGGTGCGGCGGCGCAGCGACGAGTATCCCATCGAGGAGATCAACGACTACCTGCGCGCCTATCCCGAGCAGGAGGAGGCCGTCGCCCGCACGCTCTCGTACTTCGAGGCGAGCAGCCACGCGCCAGCCATCACGGGCCGGACGGTCTTCAGCATCGGCGGGGCTGGCCTCTCAGGGTACGAGTGGCTGAAGCCGCTGACGAGCGCTCCAACTGGGCCCGTCGACTTCTACGAGCTGTCGCACGAGGGCGGCACCGACCACGACTGGCTGGACGCCTGGACGGCCGAGCAGCTTGGCTCGGTGCCGAAGCCGCGCCTGTGGACGGTTGCCTGACGCCAGCCGCCGCGGCTTACGATGCGGCCCTTACCCTCCGACGCAGTCGGGCCACCGGGCCTGTGCGCGGGAGCGGGGGAGGAGCGTCTCGGAAGCGTGACTGACGGCAGATTCACAGAGAAGTATGCGAGTTCCCCTGTCATCCTGAGCTGTGCTCAGGATGACAGGGGAACTCGCATGCATTGCTCTGGCATGACCGTTGGTCGATTCAGATGAATCCGTTTTCCGGGGCTGGCCAGGGCATCCTGGTACAATCCGGGCGCGCCACGCTCGCATGAGGCGACCGATCACCTATGCGCTTCATCCTCTGGACTGCGCTGCTGCTCGTGCTGGTAGCGTCGCTCGGGTTCCTCGGCGTGGTGGCCGTCTACGCCTACTACGCCAAAGAGCTGCCGGACTACACCCAGCTCGACAGGCGTCGCGTCTTCCAGACCGCCCGCATCCTCGACCGCAACAACGAGCTGCTGGGCGAGTTCACCGATCCCGAGGGCGGCCGGCGCACCGTCGTGCCGATTGACCGCATCCCGAAGGCCCTTCGCGACGCCACCATCGCCGCCGAGGACGCCAACTTCTACCAGCACCCCGGCTTCGACCCGATCGCCATCCTGCGGGCGCTCTACCTCAACGTGCGCGGGCGGGAGATCGTCTCCGGGGCCAGCACCATCACCCAGCAGCTGGTCAAGAACACGCTGCTGACGCCCGAGCAGACGCCGGACCGCAAGATCAAAGAGGCGATCCTGGCCTGGGAGGTCAGCCGCCGCTTCTCGAAGGACCGGATCCTGGAGCTGTACCTCAACGAGGTCTACTACGGGAACCTTGCGTACGGCGTCGAGGCTGCCGCGCAGACCTACTTCGGGCGCTCCGTCTCCGAGCTGGACCTGGCCGAGCTGACCTTCATCGCCGGGCTGCCGCAGGCCCCCTCCGGCTACGATCCGTACGTCAACCCCCAGGCGGCCCGTGGCCGCCAGGACTACGTGCTGGAGCAGATGGTTCGGCACGGGATGGTCACCCGCGAGCAGGCCGATGCCGCTCGCGCC
This window harbors:
- a CDS encoding aminotransferase class V-fold PLP-dependent enzyme, with protein sequence MADIYRRLGLRPIINARGTHTRLGGTLMRTDVVEAMQAAAGAYVVLDELQDKASEVIARATGAEAGLVVGGAEAGLLIGTAAILAGTDPAKIARLPDTTGMKHEAIMHRAHRNGYDHGVRAAGATIVDIGYGGSALPYQLESAINERTALVVYLMSPWAGQGALPLKRTCEIAHAHDVPVLVDAAAMLPPAENLNTYIGEGADLVTYSGGKGLMGPQSSGILAGRADLIRAARLNGSPYHSVGRAAKAAKEDIVGLIVAIENYLARDHAADMAGWQAQAEYMLERLNDFPGVTSSYIYDGREHPVPRVELIFTPESGIDAHRLVLDMEEHDPRIFLFEPTGPTAKPNSICINTQTMQPGEERIVADSLRGAILARLPQAIAVAST
- a CDS encoding acetylxylan esterase — translated: MMTQTTMPRPSDFDAYWAAVDAKLAQYPAAPTLERLALPSDEHSTVYGVKLTSIGPYRIFGYLSIPNGQGPWPGLLVAPGYGSVNHLPHLDDRQRYVTLVLMHRGQRLADQPFAAAFPGLLTLGIDDPNRYIFRGIVADCLRGAEFLLSRPEVDKHKVGIVGGGLALMTAARRPGFTAVQASGMLFHRLMEVRRRSDEYPIEEINDYLRAYPEQEEAVARTLSYFEASSHAPAITGRTVFSIGGAGLSGYEWLKPLTSAPTGPVDFYELSHEGGTDHDWLDAWTAEQLGSVPKPRLWTVA
- a CDS encoding acetylxylan esterase codes for the protein MAAARKPADQFGTSVVRPPDFDDFWAAIMAEANALPLNPSMEHIPMRSTDEVDVYEIGYDSLDGLRIAGWYCRPKEGYIAPPYPALLIVPGYVSEPTLPKSWAKMGYAAVGVAPRGKLRSNRHFNPGYPGLLVNNIVDRHTYSYRGFYVDACRAVDFVLTRPEVDPARIGVHGSSQGGALTITTAALRRDVITCGAAGAPYLCGFMDAASLTNSWPYQEMNDYLRLYPDREQQMRDTVAYFDGINFAPWITAPMMVYIGLNDDVCPPETGYALKNALTCPLEFHAQPRSAHDAGRHWVMPKVEAFLAKHLKPAPTSRHAQPTVG
- a CDS encoding ABC transporter permease, which gives rise to MTDSSISVRQQPGAGAAAPVNGVPTPGVRRRPGVWQRFRRHRVALAGAMILLLLTILAVAAPVFSLGNDPYKVDISSYRQGPSAAHVLGTDSSGRDVLSRLLHAGQVSLSVGVVAVAIYTVIGVLLGSISGFYGGLTDSIVMRLADVVLSFPSLILIITVVSVLGPSIYNIMLVIGLLGWPPIARIVRALFLSLREREFVLASRTIGVPNSRIIFRHILPNAVAPVIVAATFGMANAILLEAGLSFLGLGVQPPTPSWGNMLTDAQSLTVLESMPWLWIPPGTMIALAVLSINFIGDGLRDALDPQHVR